The sequence gttgattttaaaagtcaagttagaaggattaacttttatttacgaacaagtttagaattaactaaactatgttctagtgattacaagtttaaaccttcgaataagatagctttatatgtatgaatcgaatgatgttatgaacatcattactacctcaagttccttggataaacctactggaaatgagaaaaatagatctagcttcaaaggatccttggatggcttgaaagttcttgaagcagaatcatgacacgaaaacaatttcaagtaagattttcactcgaaataagattgttatagttatagaaattgaattaaagtttgaatatgattattaccttgtattagaaagataacctactgtaagtaacaaaggtttcttgatcttggatgattacttggaatggatttagaaaacttggaagtaaacttgcaatcttggaagtattcttgattttatgaaactagaacttttggaatttatgaagaacacttagaacttgaagatagaacttgagagagatcaattagatgaagaaaattgaagaatgaaagtgtttgtaggtgtttttggtcattggtgtatggattagatataaaggatatgtaattttattttcatgtaaataagtcatgaatgattactcatatttttgtaattttatgagatatttcatgctagttgccaaatgatggttctcacatgtgttaggtgactcacatgggctgctaagagctgatcattggagtgtatataccaatagtacatacatctaaaagctgtgtattgtacgagtacgaatacgggtgcatacgagtagaattgttgatgaaactgaacgaggatgtaattgtaagcatttttgttaagtagaagtattttgataagtgtcttgaagtcttttaaaagtgtatgaatacatattaaaacactacatgtatatacattttaactgagtcgttaagtcatcgttagtcattacatgtaaatgttgttttgaaacctttaggttaacgatcttgttgaatgttgttaacccattgtttattataacaaatgagatgttaaattgttatattatcatgatattatgatatatatacagttaaatgtcattacaacgataatcgttacatatatgtctcgtttcgaaatcattaatttagtagtcttatttttacatatgtatttcattgttaatacacttaataatatatttacttatcatttaacataattaaccaagtgtatcaatatcttaatatgattcatatgtacctagtaagacgttgttataacgataatcgttatatatatcgttttcgagtttcttaaattaatagtctcatttttatatatataactcattgttaaaatacctaatgagatacatacttataataaaatcatgttaactatatatataaccatatatatgtcatcgtatagtttttacaagttttaacgttcgtgaatcaccggtcaacttgggtggtcaattgtctatatgaaacctatttcaattaatcaagtcttaacaagtttgattgcttaacatgttggaaacacttaatcatgtaaataacaatttcatttaatatatatataaatatgaaaaagttcgggtcactacagtaagaaCTTAGATAACTCGGGCTATTACTTCGGTTTTTCTTGTAAGTAAGAGGAACAAATGATGATGCGATtatcagatgatgatgatgattgtaatTAACGACAGTGATTTAACTAATGAAAGTTGAGATGATAAATGATCATGAGATgattatgttaatgatgatgatgtacgtactaatgatgaaaaagatgatgacAGTTCGAATATATTAACGTGCGAGTTTATACAAGAAAGACGAGATGGATTAGTTGGTTGGTGGTGTTTgagttaaccgagaggtctcaggttcgagccaggCAACGccattttttttttggagattatcactttaaaggtagtattatgtattgtactataattattattattattcttattattaattactattattattaagattaaatatTATTAAAGTATAAAAATTATGGTTAAGACGCTTACTAATACAATAACATAATACAATAACATgataaatataatacaaaatggattAAGGACATAAATTTAGAACGGTATAATATGGCTATAACTATTATAATAAAAATGAcgatataataatattgttaagatactaggataattatgattatggtcatgatcattaaaaatattaaatataaatatatgaaactctttattattattattattattattattattattattattattattattattattattattattattattattattattactactactactagtattattaaaattatcatttatttaaagatatcattattattaaaattatctttttttacaaaactattattattatttttactactaatatcattattattattattataactatgttattattatcaatattaccattattattattattattattattattattattattattattattattattattattattatcatcatcatcataataaaaagatacaaattgttatttattattattgatattatgataccaaataaataactatataagaatatatttaatacatatcacataacaacattaatattttcataatagatactaactatttatctagagtatataaaataaatatagtaaatttagttattaatgaaacatacaaattactaaaataacaattaaataataatatataacttgatagattacgattacatgttttaatatatataattgatataggttcgtgaatctgaggtcaaccattgcattgttcagtttccgtcgtatgcatatttttactacaaaatatcgtatagtgagtttcatttactccctttttaaatgtttttgcaatatataatttttgggactgagaatacatgcgctttttaaatgttttacgaaatagacacaaataatcgaaactacattatatgcttgaatgatcgaagccgaatatgcccctttttgcttggtagcctaagaattagggaacatcactaattttgagaattagtgcatccctaattgacgcgaatcctaaagatagatctattgggcctaacaaaccccatccaaagtaccggatgctttagtactacgagtttttatatcatgtccgatagatgtcccggaatgatggggatattcttatatgcatcttgttaatgtcggttaccaggtgttcaatccatatgaatgatatttttgtctctatgcatgggacgtatatttatgagaaatggaaatgaaaatcttgtggtctattaaaatgatgaaaatgatcgattatgataaactaatgaactcaccaaccttttggttgacactttaaagcatgtttattctcatgtatgaaagaaatctcccgctgtgcatttgctcattttagagatattacttggagtcattcatgacatatttcaaaagacgctgcattcgagtcgttgagttcatcaagaatattattaagtcaattatagttggatatattatgaaatggtatgcatgctgtcaactttcgatgtaatgaacgtttgtcttttaaaagcgaatgcaatatttgtaaaatatatcatatagaggtcaagtacttcgcgatgtaaccaattataatgtattcatccagatggatcaggacgggtcgtttcatcagGCCAAGATCCGgtggttatatttatatttatgtttattatgttatgttgtatattatattgtatattattattattatttaattatgttttaTTATTTATTACTCGTATATAAGGAGTATTATTATATTctatatacggagtatattataTCATAGTGTATTAGTATACACTGTCGACAAAGTTTTTTTTGTCAAATTTGATGGTAATTACTTATACTTGtgctatataatatttaataaaattatatttatgaAAACAAATTAAGAATGCAATGTATttcatataatttttataaaatattataaaagacaaaaaaaaattatatatagttaaaatgataaagAAATACTTTGATGGAGTGATTATTAAGGTTAGGATCAAGTAAGATAATACGGAGTATCTTCTCTATATATTAAAGCAGGGGCGTAATTAATTAAGATGTTGAAAAGGTACCTTTCAGGAGCCAATTTCTACCATTAGATAGGATTTTTAGCCAAGATCTAATGGTTGATATTTATCTAACTTAAGAATTGTATCTCTCTTGGTAAGATTAAAAGACATTTCCCTTTATACCCTTTAATCTCACTCAATAGCTTAAGATTTTGTACTCTTTCTATCATACATCGAtaccaaaaaaagaaaaaaaaactctgGAAGATAAAACCATAGCTGACCCCAAATCCAAACTTCATACAATCGACGTCTTCCGTTTATAATCCAGTTTATTCTAAAGCATTCATGGGTTACATCCCTTCAATCCTTACATATACTTCCATCCGTGATAATACAGTTTAATCTTTTAAAATTAGGGTTCCATTAGTTTGTGAGTTTCAAATTTGTGAATCGATAAACAGTGTGTCATGCTTTCAATCTCATCCTCTTATTTACATCCATCTAAATCCGACTCGTAAATCGTCTTCATGAGTTGTCAGATATTACAAAATTACAAATTGATTGCTTCAAACTTTTAGGATTTCTTCAATGACATTAGATTGGGGTCATAATCTGATGAAAGATTTGTGAATATCCAAACCTATGGCCTTTGTCAATGTCAGATAAATATTTGTTATCATATATGTTTGTTATCATATATGTGAATAACATAATAGCTGTTAGCTTAAAAGTTTAAATTAGTTGTTAtcgtatatgtttgtattttttagTGTAaggttaatatttaatatttaattatgtaagTCAAATAAATAAACTCCGATGTACATCTGATAAAAAAACATGCTTGATTTTAGGAGAGGTTACAAGGGTTCTGTTAGTTACTTATCAGTTTACACTTATTTGGCAAATATCCCGCCCCTAATTTCCAGGTAACTGCTTAAATTTCAAATTTCAGAAACTAAAACTGATTTATAAATATCCATTCAGTTAGTCAATAACCATCAACCAAGTTTTCTCTCCTAATATGTATGCTATACAAGATGTGTGCCTTGGAGCAACTACATCGCCTTTTCCGTGTAGTTGATATCTTTAACTTTAAGTTATTGACGTAATATGTTTTTTATGTCACATTGATAAAATAAGCACTAGCCCATAaatatttcactactatctttcCCAATTACTTAAGTATAATGTACCCTGTTATCATAGGTATGTGTCACTAAACAATGTTCTGTTGCACCATTTTTGTTCCAGGCTGGCTTCCCAACGTTAGCTGCTTTTGGGGAATTTGTCTGTTGGTTCAGGGGTTCAGCCCATTCATGTTTCAATCAGTCCTCGGAAATTTTACTCCAGATGTCCTTAGAAGTATTTTAGGATGGCTTACTTATGTTTACTATGTATCTATATTCTGTTCCTTCATGCTATATATTGAAACTGATTACTTATTCTGTAAGAAAGAAGATGCATCGGAGTTTTTAAGTTTCATCATGCATCAGAGCTGAGAGCAATATTTGTGGCTAATGTAGACATTTCATAAAAGCAAGAGGGAAGTAAATTGTGTACTGACAACAACCCTATCATTTTTATGCTGTATTCATTATACAACAAATGGAATGTAATTTTAAATTTCGGGGAATAATTGTTAGCAAAATTTAGTACAGTTTTTGTTACTCCATCTTAATATATCTCATGCTGTCGTTGTGACCTATGAATACGCTCTTCGCTCTTGACCATGGCAAGGTATGTTTCTTTTACAATCAAATGATGTTTGAGTGAACCCGAAAGCCATGTCGAATATTTGGCTTTCAGTCCGGAGTTATAGGATTGAAAAGTGATTTGCTATGGAACTAATGTGTATGCTTCCCACTATAACTGGTACTAGAGAGTGATTTGCTATATTGGCCCACAAGAGGTACTTCCAATTGTTAGTTATTTAATTTTTGCCAATATCCCGTTGTTTTGCATACTTTACTTTGATCATTGTTAATACTCCGTAATAGTATAGTAATAAAAATGTAGCCTGTTTGTTTAGTATATAAAACTTAACTTCCATCCAGCCTACATCTTTCATTTTCAATGAGATTGACGACTAAACACGATTATTTACAGATGATCAATTTAAGTCCAATGATATGCACAAGTAAACACTCCCTTATTATCTTCTAAaatgtgtgttttttttttaaagttattttCTTGTGAATAAAACTTGTGTTTACGGTATTCACAAGTTGAAATCCTATTATGAATGTTACCTCATCTGACAATGTTGATACCCGTACCTTTTCTTTATTTTCAAGATGTCTATAGGTCTTACTTTGAATTtcttttttaataacaataacaaataacaAACTAACATTATCTAATATGTTTAAAAATCACAATTTTAATTTGGGTTGACATTATCAAGAACTTGATCATGGACGTTTTAGTTTTATCTTAGTGGTGTATTAGGTTATATTGAACATGAACTCCGACTCATGCTCTATGTCTTTATGGACAACCTTAGAAACTTACTCATTCATGGGCGTTTTAGTTTATTCCTATTAATCGGTTCAAAAATATTTCCTACTTTGATGGTGTTAAATGTTATTAAAACTTGAAGTTCTTAGTCTGATCTTCATCTGTATGCCATGTTTAACCGAACGAGAAGTAGCAAATGTTTCCTTCTTGTTTTGTTAGTATTCATTGACACTACATTTTCCACTTGTAGTCTTGTGATGTTTTATGTTGCTTTTATTAGGTTCATGATACTGTGCAGCAAATTACGTGAAAAAAAGTTTGTCAGTTTTATTGACAAGGGCCTTCTAGCATTCAGGTTTCTTTCAAAATGATAATTTCGGATTACAAATTTTTTAGTTCTTGTAGCCAAATATTGATTTTTTTGCCCTTATGATACAGGTTGCTGTGTCAAGGACATCTCCGTATGTTAAAACTGCCCACATCGTCAGTCATCattaatgcattgaatgcttttGTATATGTTTGTTAAATAATGATGGATGATAAGAAAATGATATTCATATGCTTGTATATTCTTAGGTAAATGGGCTTATGTTAGCAACTTACACTGGCCTATGGAATCAAGGCTCACTCATTGATTAGCATATCCATTTATTAGCACTTGCAGATCCATTTATTAGCACTTGCAAATTTTTGAGAGAATAAACGATTGCATACCCTGAAACATGGTTTAACTTTGTATTGTAAGGAAAATAATCAATGAATATGCTTTTATCCTTTATTAAATCCCTATAAAGTAAATCTTTATTCTTTGAATGCATTTGATTACCCATTATTTTTAATGAATTAATAACACTAACTTTATTATAATGATAATGCAATATGCCTTTCAAAATCCCGCGAATTCGCGAGTATTAAACtagtatttatttattcatttatgtttatgtttataataaataaatactctCCTTTTTTAGCACCCTCTCTTTTTCTTCCCGGTACTCCGGTAGTACTATCACTATCATCCCCTTGCTCCCAATTTCCGATTTCAACGGTACGAACTTCATTTCATAAAATCTGAATTATATATGCtctattttaatttaatttctacTTGTGCATTGAAAATGAACTTAGGTTGAACTGATTCTGCTTTATTATTTTCTCCAacagtttttgttttttttatatccATTTTGAGTAATGCTTGCGTACAAAACTCGAATTAGGGTTTCAAGTTTAATTGCATATAAACTCTGATCTCATGCTTCCACCTCTAGTTTAAGCAATTCCGTTGATCATCCTAAATAAGTTAAACCAGTTAACGTTATTTAGTTTCATTATGTATAAGATAGATTAAATTGCATGTATAGTGAACTTATGTACTATGTATATTATGTTCCAATCTTTCATTTACATTGTTTGTAATTCTGTTTGCAGATGAGTTCTAAAAGAGGAGGTGGTCAGTCTAACAAGGGTAAAGCTATAGCAAGCAGTTCAAACGTGAACGTTGATAAGTTGTACCAGGCGGTTCATAATGTGAATCTCGATTCCAGTCGGGATGATGATTGGGaggttttttttaagaaaaataaaaataaatctggAAACAGTGCTGCTTCAAAACAGTATCAGGCTCCTGGAGcaaatgtgcgggttcaacctgaAAGTCAGAGATCTAGTGGCCGTGGAAAAGGGCAAGTTAGGGCTCAAAACAATGCTCAGGGACTACGGACTGGTGGTAGAGGTGGCGCTAGTAATTACATTGCCACCTCGAATACGATTACTCCACCACTGCAGAGTGGGTGGAACTGGAATTCGAGGCCGGCTAATGCAGGGCGGAGGGCTAACGTGCCGGTTCCTCAACCGGAAGAAGATGATAATGACATCAAGGAACTTGAAGAATCGGATGATGAATTTCATAGTGATGAGTAtgaggatgaagatgaagatgattatgatgaaGAACCGAAAAGCCATGAGGAGAGAAAGAAGAATAAGTGGTATTCTAACCTTTTTGGGACTTTAGATACGTTGAAATTAGACCAGATCAATGAACCAATGAGGCAGTGGCATTGTTCGGCTTGTCAGAATGGTCCAGGTGCTACTGAATGGTATGACGGCCTACAATCCCTCGTGACACATGCTAAAACAAAAGGTTCCAAACGGGTAAAAATTCATAGAGAACTTGCTGAAATTCTGGAAGAAGAGTTGCGAATAAGGGGAGCTTCGGTTATACCGGCTGGTGAATTTTTTGGTCAGTGGAAGGGATTAAATGATGCTGTAAAAGATATGGAAATAGTGTGGCCACCAACGGTTATCATTAGGAATACACAGCTCGAACAAGATGACAATGATAAGGTACACATATCAATTGTAAATTTGTATTGTTAATATTTGTTTCGTTTGATTATCATTACACCGTTAAGTTAATATAGTTTAATAAATTTTTACTTTCAGTGGCTTGGAATGGGAAACCTGGAACTTTTAGATTACTTTG comes from Rutidosis leptorrhynchoides isolate AG116_Rl617_1_P2 chromosome 4, CSIRO_AGI_Rlap_v1, whole genome shotgun sequence and encodes:
- the LOC139904027 gene encoding protein SUPPRESSOR OF GENE SILENCING 3-like, whose product is MSSKRGGGQSNKGKAIASSSNVNVDKLYQAVHNVNLDSSRDDDWEVFFKKNKNKSGNSAASKQYQAPGANVRVQPESQRSSGRGKGQVRAQNNAQGLRTGGRGGASNYIATSNTITPPLQSGWNWNSRPANAGRRANVPVPQPEEDDNDIKELEESDDEFHSDEYEDEDEDDYDEEPKSHEERKKNKWYSNLFGTLDTLKLDQINEPMRQWHCSACQNGPGATEWYDGLQSLVTHAKTKGSKRVKIHRELAEILEEELRIRGASVIPAGEFFGQWKGLNDAVKDMEIVWPPTVIIRNTQLEQDDNDKWLGMGNLELLDYFGSDDAVRASHSYVPKGHKGIGVLIFESSAIGYTEAKCLSKHFKREGVGRDAWDNRPILFLPGGKRQLYGYMANKRDIEIFNQHSQGKDNKLKFELVSYQEKVVNQFKQMNEDNQQLHYLQNEVKKEQMRRKAAEESLDIVSQKLRKNEQQTLIVRERTQRYHEQNTEQMDYQELFIKNELKVIQDDRIGKESQFDKLQKSVNPNEREEKLEELKEFEEEREKLAKIHEDKVAELKKRYWMEEVALQEGYNADLYQLMDKYTPKS